In Pseudomonadota bacterium, the following proteins share a genomic window:
- a CDS encoding radical SAM protein codes for MSKMKVLLVNPPRENSIYSEVPTTVNAEINSIPPLGLLYLESHLAHHTEHEAKIIDCQADSITHAGLEQIIRDENPHLVGVTGHTHDLVDILAVSKMVKRVHPEIAVWWGGPHVTSFPRESMHFPEVDGAIPKEGEVPFTEVVETLSKGGDLSQVKGILFRRKGEVVQTPPAPTVNDLDSLPMPRREILDVKKYYYLLGDEVTATSLISSRGCPYNCNFCNTPGRKTWRHRSARNVVDEMEACVRLGIKEIYFVDDTFNVDRERIDDICHEIIRRGLEVRWNFRARVNLLRADQLTLLEKAGCTRIHVGVEAGNNEGMKGLRKQLTVDKVKDGFKLLKKTKMHTVCYFMIGSPHERTREDIMETIDFAIDLDPDYVLFGIMTPYPDTDIFRDGVKKGILDPDHWQRFILDPKPGFKPQMWTEHMSEDDLNEMLEIAFKRFYIRPKLLFKKLIEIRNIKDFGRKLKAGWSIAKL; via the coding sequence ATGTCGAAGATGAAGGTGCTCCTCGTCAACCCCCCTCGAGAGAACAGCATCTACTCGGAGGTTCCCACCACGGTGAACGCCGAGATCAACTCCATCCCGCCGCTCGGGCTGCTCTACCTTGAGTCGCACCTCGCGCACCACACGGAGCACGAGGCGAAGATCATCGACTGCCAGGCCGACAGCATCACCCACGCCGGCCTCGAGCAGATCATCCGCGACGAGAACCCGCATCTCGTCGGGGTGACCGGCCACACCCACGATCTGGTCGACATCCTTGCGGTGTCGAAGATGGTGAAGCGCGTGCACCCGGAGATCGCTGTCTGGTGGGGTGGCCCGCACGTCACGTCGTTCCCGCGTGAGTCGATGCACTTCCCTGAGGTCGATGGCGCCATTCCCAAGGAGGGTGAGGTGCCGTTCACCGAGGTGGTGGAGACCCTCTCGAAGGGGGGCGATCTCTCGCAGGTGAAGGGCATCTTGTTCCGCCGCAAGGGCGAGGTGGTGCAGACCCCGCCCGCGCCCACGGTGAACGACCTCGACAGCCTGCCCATGCCGCGTCGTGAGATTCTCGACGTGAAGAAGTACTACTACCTGCTGGGCGACGAGGTCACCGCAACCTCGCTCATCTCGAGCCGCGGATGCCCCTACAACTGCAACTTCTGCAACACGCCGGGCCGCAAGACGTGGCGCCACCGCAGCGCGCGCAACGTGGTCGACGAGATGGAGGCGTGCGTGCGCCTGGGCATCAAGGAGATCTACTTCGTCGACGACACCTTCAACGTCGACCGCGAACGCATCGACGACATCTGCCACGAGATCATCCGCCGGGGGCTCGAGGTGCGCTGGAACTTCCGCGCCCGCGTCAACCTGCTGCGCGCCGATCAGCTCACGCTGCTCGAGAAGGCCGGCTGCACGCGCATCCACGTGGGGGTCGAGGCGGGCAACAACGAGGGCATGAAGGGGCTGCGCAAGCAGCTCACCGTCGACAAGGTGAAAGACGGCTTCAAGCTGCTCAAGAAGACGAAGATGCACACCGTCTGCTACTTCATGATTGGCAGCCCGCACGAGCGCACCCGCGAAGACATCATGGAGACCATCGACTTCGCCATCGATCTCGACCCGGACTACGTGCTCTTCGGCATCATGACACCGTACCCCGACACCGACATCTTTCGCGATGGGGTGAAGAAGGGCATCCTCGACCCGGATCACTGGCAGCGTTTCATTCTCGATCCCAAGCCGGGCTTCAAGCCCCAGATGTGGACCGAGCACATGTCTGAAGACGATCTCAACGAGATGCTCGAGATCGCCTTCAAGCGCTTCTACATCCGCCCCAAGCTCTTGTTCAAGAAGCTCATCGAGATCCGCAACATCAAGGACTTCGGTCGCAAGCTCAAGGCCGGCTGGTCGATCGCGAAGCTCTGA
- a CDS encoding radical SAM protein — MRVASLLSALVTRRTPYYVHFGVTHRCNLTCKMCGIWKMGDKRSEMSVDQIRAMAANLRELGTGVVSIGGGEPLLRDDLPEIVRAFFDQGMEVRLLTNGYTRTSGAERNVRFLDEVFATGVKHVSISLDTIDPKRFDEICERDDVWQSAIDTISRFARVVRQRGGTGNINCVVSRANLRELPRMVDLAERLGFWISFIPIEVHEYGGQVIERERADRMFFTKADHAELDEMFGRLIEMKRQGRRIFSSTPFLEESLDVLKGGTPRWQCLAGALFFSVSPEGRFSICHKFDGTGQTRQQYYVYEPHFPRQYRDPVFQDQCARTAHPCKACLRPCWAEVTMAFTHPRAFYEMATIQLHHPMPADIPDVDTVTREFVPPPAAGTTVP; from the coding sequence ATGCGCGTCGCCTCGCTGCTCTCGGCCCTGGTCACGCGGCGCACGCCGTACTACGTGCACTTCGGGGTCACGCATCGCTGCAACCTCACCTGCAAGATGTGCGGCATCTGGAAGATGGGCGACAAGCGGTCGGAGATGTCGGTCGATCAGATCCGCGCCATGGCAGCGAACCTGCGCGAGCTGGGCACGGGGGTGGTGAGCATCGGGGGCGGCGAGCCGCTGCTCCGCGACGATCTTCCCGAGATCGTGCGCGCCTTCTTCGATCAGGGAATGGAGGTGCGCCTGCTCACCAACGGCTACACGCGCACCAGCGGCGCAGAGCGCAACGTGAGGTTCCTCGATGAGGTGTTCGCCACCGGGGTGAAACACGTCTCGATCTCGCTCGACACCATCGATCCCAAGCGCTTCGATGAGATCTGCGAGCGCGATGACGTGTGGCAGTCGGCCATCGACACCATCTCGCGCTTCGCGCGCGTGGTGCGCCAGCGCGGGGGCACGGGCAACATCAACTGCGTGGTGTCTCGCGCCAACCTGCGCGAGCTGCCTCGAATGGTCGATCTGGCCGAGCGTCTCGGCTTCTGGATCTCGTTCATCCCCATCGAGGTGCACGAGTACGGAGGGCAGGTCATCGAGCGCGAGCGCGCCGACCGCATGTTCTTCACGAAGGCCGATCACGCCGAGCTCGACGAGATGTTCGGCCGCCTCATCGAGATGAAGCGCCAGGGGCGACGCATCTTCTCGAGCACGCCCTTCCTCGAGGAATCACTCGACGTGCTCAAGGGCGGCACGCCGCGCTGGCAGTGCCTGGCGGGGGCGCTGTTCTTCAGCGTGTCGCCGGAGGGGCGGTTCTCGATCTGTCACAAGTTCGATGGCACCGGGCAGACGCGTCAGCAGTACTACGTCTATGAGCCGCACTTTCCGCGGCAGTACCGGGACCCGGTCTTTCAAGACCAGTGCGCGCGCACCGCGCATCCGTGCAAGGCCTGCCTGCGCCCCTGCTGGGCCGAGGTGACCATGGCCTTCACCCATCCTCGCGCGTTCTACGAGATGGCCACCATCCAGCTGCATCACCCCATGCCCGCTGACATCCCGGACGTGGACACGGTGACGCGCGAGTTCGTGCCGCCCCCCGCTGCCGGAACAACCGTGCCCTAG